One window of the Populus nigra chromosome 4, ddPopNigr1.1, whole genome shotgun sequence genome contains the following:
- the LOC133691889 gene encoding homeobox-leucine zipper protein HAT3-like, whose amino-acid sequence MGDKNDGLGLSLSLGYATQRNHHQQPSLKLNLMPSASQNKHKKTSWTDLFQSPDRTCDTRLFQRGIDMNRVPAAVADCDDETGVSSPNSTLSSLISGKRSEREQIGEETEAERASCSRGSDDEDGGDASRKKLRLSKEQSSVLEENFKEHNTLNPKEKLALAKQLNLRPRQVEVWFQNRRARTKLKQTEVDCEYLKRCCENLTEENRTLLKEVQELRALKLSPQLYMHMNPPTTLTMCPSCKRVVSSASSSSAAFVSSALAPIASTPQPQRPVPINPWAAMPIHHRTFDAPASSS is encoded by the exons atggGTGATAAAAATGATGGCCTGGGCTTGAGTTTGAGCTTGGGATATGCTACACAACGGAATCATCATCAGCAGCCTTCTTTGAAGCTAAATCTCATGCCTTCGGCTTcacaaaacaaacataaaaaaacttccTGGACTGACCTCTTTCAATCACCAG ATAGAACATGTGATACGAGGTTGTTTCAACGAGGGATTGACATGAACAGGGTACCGGCTGCTGTGGCAGATTGTGATGACGAAACTGGGGTTTCTTCACCAAACAGTACACTATCCAGCTTGATCAGTGGTAAAAGAAGCGAAAGAGAACAGATTGGAGAAGAAACAGAAGCAGAGAGAGCATCTTGCTCTCGCGGAAGTGATGATGAAGATGGTGGTGATGCTTCTAGGAAGAAGCTGAGACTGTCAAAGGAACAGTCGTCAGTGCTTGAAGAGAATTTCAAGGAACATAATACTCTCAATCCC AAGGAAAAGCTGGCTTTGGCAAAACAGTTGAATCTCAGGCCAAGGCAAGTGGAGGTGTGGTTTCAGAACAGAAGAGCAAG GACTAAGTTGAAGCAAACTGAAGTAGATTGCGAGTACCTAAAGAGGTGCTGTGAAAATCTAACAGAGGAGAACAGGACGTTACTGAAGGAGGTGCAAGAGCTCAGAGCACTGAAACTCTCCCCACAGCTCTACATGCACATGAACCCTCCCACCACCCTCACCATGTGTCCTTCATGCAAGCGTGTTGTCTCATCGGCATCATCATCTTCTGCTGCTTTCGTGTCCTCTGCTCTTGCTCCAATTGCCTCGACCCCCCAACCACAACGACCGGTGCCCATTAACCCTTGGGCAGCAATGCCTATCCACCATCGAACTTTTGATGCTCCCGCTTCTAGTTCATGA